A stretch of Lathyrus oleraceus cultivar Zhongwan6 chromosome 6, CAAS_Psat_ZW6_1.0, whole genome shotgun sequence DNA encodes these proteins:
- the LOC127097876 gene encoding probable isoaspartyl peptidase/L-asparaginase 2, whose translation MVGWAIAVHGGAGVDPNLPLERQEEAKQLLTRVLNLGISALRSNLPAIDVVELVVRELETDPLFNSGCGSALTAKGTVEMEASIMDGPKRRCGAVSGLTTVKNPISLARLVMDKSPHSYLAFDGAEDFARQEGVEVVENEYFITPDNIGMLKLAKEANTILFDYRIPSSGYETCGAGVESPLKMNGLPMSVYAPETVGCVVVDREGRCAAATSTGGLMNKMVGRIGDSPLIGAGTYACKLAGVSCTGEGEAIIRGTLAREVSAVMEYKGLGLQEAVDYVIKNRLDEGMAGLIAVSSKGEVAYGYNCNGMFRGCASENGFMEVGIWE comes from the exons ATGGTTGGTTGGGCTATTGCTGTGCATGGTGGTGCCGGTGTTGACCCTAACCTCCCTCTCGAACGTCAAGAAGAAGCCAAACAACTTCTCACTCGTGTTCTCAATCTTGGCATCTCTGCTCTTCGTTCCAATCTTCCCGCCATCGATGTTGTCGAACTTGTG GTGAGGGAATTGGAAACGGATCCACTATTCAATTCGGGTTGTGGATCTGCCCTGACGGCCAAAGGAACGGTGGAGATGGAGGCTAGCATAATGGATGGTCCGAAACGACGTTGCGGCGCCGTTTCAGGACTAACCACCGTTAAAAATCCAATTTCACTGGCGAGATTGGTTATGGACAAATCTCCTCATTCCTATCTTGCTTTTGACGGTGCTGAAGATTTTGCCAGACAAGAG GGTGTGGAGGTTGTGGAGAATGAATACTTTATCACTCCTGACAATATTGGTATGCTTAAGCTGGCAAAGGAAGCAAATACAATTCTG TTTGATTATCGAATTCCATCCTCCGGATATGAGACATGTGGTGCAGGAGTTGAAAGTCCATTGAAAATGAATGGACTTCCAATGAGTGTCTACGCGCCCGAGACAGTCGGGTGCGTGGTTGTTGACCGTGAAGGAAGGTGTGCTGCTGCCACATCCACTGGCGGGCTAATGAACAAAATGGTGGGCCGAATTGGCGACTCGCCACTCATTGGAGCGGGTACTTATGCTTGTAAACTTGCTGGCGTGTCGTGCACTGGCGAAGGCGAGGCAATCATTCGCGGGACATTGGCGCGCGAGGTGTCGGCTGTTATGGAGTACAAAGGCCTTGGACTTCAAGAGGCTGTGGATTATGTGATTAAGAATCGGTTGGATGAAGGAATGGCTGGACTGATTGCGGTTTCGAGTAAAGGTGAAGTTGCTTATGGATATAACTGCAATGGTATGTTTAGAGGTTGTGCTTCTGAGAATGGGTTTATGGAAGTTGGAATTTGGGAGTGA